Proteins co-encoded in one Bacteroidota bacterium genomic window:
- the nikR gene encoding nickel-responsive transcriptional regulator NikR, producing MKGTELIRFGVSMESELLAKLDTMIDKKGYTNRSEALRDFVREKIVQERVHAPNSRAFGVLSFVYDHHVRELEGKLTDFQHEHFKTIVSTSHVHIDHDNCLEVIILKDNAVKISELSDKILSFKGVKHGSLSLTLTGKEF from the coding sequence ATGAAAGGAACAGAACTGATCCGGTTCGGCGTCTCCATGGAAAGCGAGCTGCTCGCCAAGCTCGATACGATGATCGACAAGAAAGGATATACGAACCGCTCCGAGGCTCTCCGGGATTTTGTGCGGGAGAAGATCGTGCAGGAGCGCGTCCACGCCCCGAATTCCCGGGCTTTCGGCGTTCTTTCATTTGTGTATGACCACCACGTCAGAGAGCTGGAGGGAAAGCTTACGGACTTCCAGCACGAGCACTTCAAAACTATCGTCTCGACCTCGCATGTCCACATCGACCATGATAACTGCCTTGAAGTGATCATATTGAAAGACAACGCCGTTAAGATCAGCGAGCTGTCGGACAAGATCCTCAGCTTCAAAGGGGTAAAACACGGAAGCCTCAGCCTTACACTCACCGGCAAAGAATTCTAA
- a CDS encoding TonB-dependent receptor: MIRRRYYLPLFLICLSPAFSQALKTDSTKVYYEEPVVVTGTREGLSRKYVPASVTVVSSSELQGSGQLSLLDAVSEQVPDLFVSQRGVIGYGIDNPAGTISIRGLGGSPDTKVLVMIDGVPQFMGLYGHPLPDTYLSQDAERVEIIRGPASMLYGTNAMGGVINVITKKAEKEGLDFSGGAANGSYNTQEYDLGTGYKDDKFNILVSGDHDQTDGHRPYSSFNTNDGYLNTEYDLNENLDLHLTSSINKYKTYDPGPASAPLVDTWYDVLRSTSSISIDDKFADVDGSLKMFYNYGHHSIAGGFHSDDRNLGGVIYQNFRTSENDVFTVGADLQHYGGSAVDTTTDYGRHYIDETGVYAMVEHFFFDQFMADAGARLVLNSAFGNQVVPSAGISWAASSQTTLKASVAKGYRNPSIGELYMFLPVENADLKPESMWNYEIGLIQNVANQFTFDLTGFIAKGTNLILVEGVYPSIQFMNSGSFSHKGVEFAGHYRPLNSLRIDASYSYIDPGEQTYTTPKHKAFVGINYIYNRATLKLSMQRVAVLYGADGSQERLPDYSRLDARVAYQAADFVSLYISGENLFNISYQTIYDYPMPGRTLFAGINCSLK, encoded by the coding sequence ATGATCCGTCGAAGATATTATTTACCCCTGTTTTTGATCTGTCTGTCACCGGCATTTTCCCAGGCGCTGAAGACAGATTCCACGAAAGTCTACTATGAAGAGCCTGTGGTTGTCACCGGAACCCGGGAAGGGCTAAGCAGGAAATATGTTCCGGCATCCGTCACCGTCGTGAGTTCGAGTGAGCTGCAAGGGAGCGGACAACTCTCGCTCCTGGATGCGGTGAGTGAACAAGTTCCGGATCTGTTCGTTTCACAACGAGGGGTTATCGGTTATGGAATAGATAATCCAGCAGGCACGATCAGCATTCGGGGGTTAGGGGGAAGTCCCGACACAAAGGTCCTCGTGATGATCGACGGCGTCCCTCAGTTCATGGGGCTCTACGGCCATCCCCTCCCCGACACCTATCTCAGCCAAGACGCAGAACGGGTAGAGATCATCCGCGGCCCCGCAAGCATGCTCTACGGAACCAACGCGATGGGGGGTGTTATTAATGTCATCACGAAAAAGGCTGAGAAAGAGGGATTGGATTTCTCCGGCGGGGCGGCCAATGGATCGTACAATACTCAGGAATACGATCTTGGAACCGGCTACAAAGACGACAAATTCAACATCCTTGTCTCGGGCGACCACGATCAAACAGACGGACATCGTCCCTACTCGAGCTTCAACACGAACGACGGCTATCTGAACACGGAATACGATCTTAACGAGAACCTCGACCTTCATCTTACGAGCAGCATCAACAAGTACAAAACCTACGACCCGGGACCGGCGTCAGCTCCCCTAGTCGATACGTGGTATGACGTTTTGCGAAGCACGAGCAGCATTTCCATCGACGACAAATTCGCCGATGTGGATGGTTCGCTGAAGATGTTCTACAATTACGGCCATCACTCGATCGCCGGCGGCTTTCATTCCGACGACAGGAACCTGGGCGGAGTCATTTATCAGAACTTCCGGACATCGGAAAACGATGTCTTTACGGTTGGGGCCGATCTGCAGCATTACGGCGGGAGCGCGGTGGATACAACCACCGACTACGGGAGGCATTACATTGATGAGACGGGAGTCTATGCGATGGTTGAACACTTCTTCTTCGACCAATTCATGGCCGATGCGGGAGCGCGCCTCGTCCTCAATTCAGCCTTCGGCAATCAGGTTGTCCCATCGGCAGGCATTTCTTGGGCCGCGAGCAGCCAGACGACGCTGAAGGCGTCGGTTGCCAAGGGCTACCGGAACCCGAGCATCGGTGAACTCTATATGTTTCTCCCCGTTGAGAACGCCGATCTTAAGCCCGAAAGTATGTGGAATTACGAGATTGGTCTTATCCAGAATGTGGCCAACCAGTTTACGTTCGATCTTACGGGATTCATAGCAAAGGGGACAAATCTTATCCTTGTCGAGGGAGTGTACCCCAGCATACAATTCATGAATTCCGGAAGCTTCAGCCACAAAGGGGTCGAATTTGCAGGGCATTACAGGCCGCTCAATTCGTTGAGAATTGACGCGAGCTACAGTTATATCGACCCCGGCGAGCAGACGTATACGACTCCAAAGCACAAAGCATTCGTCGGAATCAATTATATCTATAACCGCGCCACGCTGAAGCTATCAATGCAGCGTGTTGCAGTTCTCTATGGTGCGGATGGGTCGCAAGAACGGCTTCCCGACTATTCGCGTCTTGACGCGCGCGTCGCATACCAGGCCGCTGATTTTGTGAGCCTCTACATATCCGGAGAGAACCTGTTCAATATCAGTTACCAGACCATCTATGACTACCCGATGCCCGGCAGGACGCTTTTTGCAGGAATAAACTGCTCACTCAAATAG
- a CDS encoding cupin domain-containing protein has translation MSPRRLLSFLFLSAMVTIAPSISAQSANRKPEPRVVQLDLSATDSMDILTGPPGTVTMHSGYMVLAPGKSVGRHSTRGYEEALIVLAGSGEMRIINSRTMQLKPYSVAYCPPATEHDVFNTGNDTLRYVYLVAKAKN, from the coding sequence ATGAGCCCGCGTCGTCTTTTATCATTTCTTTTCCTGTCCGCGATGGTTACGATCGCCCCTTCGATCTCAGCGCAATCAGCAAACAGGAAACCCGAACCCCGGGTTGTCCAACTGGATCTCTCCGCAACCGATTCGATGGATATTCTCACCGGCCCGCCGGGCACCGTCACAATGCACTCGGGCTACATGGTCCTCGCACCGGGAAAGTCCGTCGGCAGGCACAGCACGCGCGGATACGAAGAAGCCCTCATCGTTCTTGCGGGCTCGGGAGAGATGAGGATCATCAACAGCCGGACGATGCAATTAAAGCCATATTCCGTCGCCTATTGTCCCCCGGCAACGGAGCATGATGTGTTCAACACGGGAAACGACACGTTGCGGTATGTCTATCTAGTTGCCAAAGCAAAGAACTGA
- a CDS encoding energy-coupling factor ABC transporter permease, with protein MHIPDGFLDTKTIIATSLFSAAGISNSLRELRRNISPRNVPLMGLSAAFIFVAQMLNFPVIGGTSGHLIGAVLVSVLLGPSAGIVIMSVVLIVQCLLFADGGVFALGANIFNMGIVAVFGGYWTYRALLWLIPSRYGKFIAAGLAAWSSTVLAAVCCTGELAWSGTVQWSYGLPAMAGIHILIGIGEALITTLVLAAIYKARPDLLPENGRSSFDVRAQSLSGTLLYGVVTILGLALFVTPFASKWPDGLERIASQFGFEAKAFAKPVVPSPAHGYSIPGVGSLGIALPIAAVVGATCVFVLSFILARMVSPRSSQEKPQSR; from the coding sequence ATGCACATTCCCGATGGGTTTTTGGACACAAAGACCATTATTGCAACTTCGCTCTTCTCTGCGGCGGGGATCTCAAATTCACTGCGGGAACTCAGGAGAAATATTTCTCCGCGCAATGTGCCTCTGATGGGACTCTCCGCTGCATTTATCTTCGTGGCGCAGATGTTGAATTTTCCCGTCATCGGCGGAACTTCGGGTCACCTCATCGGCGCCGTTCTGGTGTCCGTCCTTCTCGGCCCAAGCGCCGGCATCGTAATAATGTCCGTCGTGCTCATCGTGCAGTGTCTTCTCTTTGCCGACGGCGGCGTCTTTGCTCTTGGGGCGAATATTTTCAACATGGGAATTGTCGCAGTGTTCGGCGGCTACTGGACCTATCGGGCGCTCCTTTGGCTGATTCCCTCACGCTACGGAAAGTTCATTGCCGCCGGTCTTGCGGCATGGTCGTCAACTGTTCTTGCCGCGGTATGTTGTACCGGGGAATTGGCATGGTCGGGGACGGTCCAATGGTCGTACGGCCTTCCCGCGATGGCTGGAATTCACATACTGATCGGCATCGGGGAAGCCCTGATCACTACGCTTGTTCTTGCGGCGATCTATAAAGCAAGACCCGACCTGCTGCCGGAGAACGGAAGATCTTCTTTCGATGTGCGCGCCCAATCGCTCTCCGGAACTTTGCTCTACGGTGTCGTTACAATTTTGGGACTGGCATTGTTCGTCACTCCGTTTGCATCAAAGTGGCCGGACGGGTTGGAAAGGATCGCTTCGCAGTTTGGCTTTGAAGCGAAGGCGTTTGCGAAACCAGTCGTCCCTTCTCCCGCCCATGGCTATAGCATCCCCGGAGTCGGATCATTGGGCATTGCCTTGCCGATCGCCGCAGTCGTCGGGGCGACGTGTGTCTTTGTGTTGTCATTCATTCTTGCCAGGATGGTTTCTCCGAGATCATCCCAGGAGAAGCCGCAAAGCAGATGA
- a CDS encoding CbiQ family ECF transporter T component → MKHEYLDRYSRIESPVHRLPGLLKLIIALCIVLVSIIPPARMLYIPAAAGLFVVLIVPFTRIPALFVLRRIVMFEPFVAVIASLMLFQADGGLKFMSIVIRSTVSLLTMIILSNTIPFNEILGILRRLHLPGIIVTILALMYRYIFVLIDETDRLNRARLSRTFAKSKKFTWYSLSLTIGQLFVRSTERAEKVFGAMSARGWK, encoded by the coding sequence ATGAAACACGAATATCTTGACCGCTACAGCCGGATCGAAAGCCCTGTCCATCGCTTGCCGGGGCTCCTCAAACTCATCATCGCACTTTGCATCGTGCTTGTCAGCATCATCCCCCCTGCCCGGATGCTCTACATCCCCGCAGCCGCCGGGCTCTTCGTCGTACTCATCGTGCCGTTCACGCGCATTCCGGCTCTGTTTGTTCTCCGAAGGATCGTCATGTTCGAGCCGTTTGTCGCGGTCATCGCATCGCTCATGCTTTTCCAGGCAGACGGTGGATTGAAGTTCATGTCGATCGTCATCAGGAGCACGGTGAGCCTCCTGACCATGATCATTCTGTCGAACACGATTCCGTTCAATGAGATCCTGGGAATTCTCCGCCGTCTTCATCTCCCCGGGATCATCGTCACGATACTGGCGCTCATGTATCGCTACATCTTTGTCCTTATCGATGAGACTGATCGGTTGAACCGTGCCCGGTTAAGCCGCACGTTCGCGAAGAGCAAAAAGTTCACATGGTATTCTCTTTCACTCACGATCGGCCAGCTCTTTGTCCGCTCCACAGAACGGGCGGAAAAAGTCTTCGGCGCGATGTCGGCGAGAGGATGGAAATGA
- a CDS encoding ABC transporter ATP-binding protein — MMKTSVEVRNLHFDYAENRPALGDISFQIHEGETVGLIGPNGAGKSTLLMHLNGILPNVFGGIPSVFIEGLAVNDANILQIRRAVGLLFQDPDDQLFCPTVYEDVAFGPVQFNMDRDKVKGIVADALQKVGLIGYEGRSPHHLSSGEKQRVCLAGVLACQPKVLALDEPTRGLDPRGKRQFAALVSSIEATKIIATHDLEFVAEMCDRTIVMDEGSIVADGNTDNILSDEQLMFSHGLEKPHILKHKHPH, encoded by the coding sequence ATGATGAAAACATCCGTCGAAGTTCGGAATCTTCATTTTGATTATGCGGAGAACCGGCCGGCATTGGGAGACATTTCTTTTCAGATCCATGAAGGGGAAACCGTCGGATTGATCGGACCCAACGGTGCGGGAAAATCAACACTCCTCATGCATCTCAACGGCATCCTGCCCAATGTTTTCGGAGGGATTCCGAGTGTGTTCATCGAGGGATTGGCCGTAAACGATGCGAATATCTTGCAGATCAGGCGGGCTGTAGGATTGCTGTTTCAGGATCCGGATGATCAGTTGTTCTGCCCAACGGTCTATGAAGACGTTGCGTTCGGACCGGTTCAGTTCAATATGGATCGCGACAAGGTCAAGGGGATCGTCGCGGATGCATTGCAAAAGGTCGGATTGATCGGATATGAAGGGCGATCACCGCATCATTTGAGCAGCGGAGAGAAGCAGCGGGTTTGTCTTGCAGGCGTGCTTGCCTGCCAACCGAAGGTCCTTGCACTCGACGAGCCGACCCGGGGGCTGGATCCACGTGGGAAGCGGCAATTCGCCGCGCTGGTCAGTTCGATCGAAGCGACGAAGATCATTGCAACCCACGACCTTGAATTTGTCGCCGAGATGTGCGACAGAACTATCGTTATGGATGAAGGATCTATCGTTGCCGACGGGAACACGGACAACATACTCTCCGACGAACAGCTGATGTTCTCGCACGGCCTGGAAAAACCGCACATCTTAAAGCATAAGCATCCGCATTAA
- the amrB gene encoding AmmeMemoRadiSam system protein B, with protein MTKTGSLLLIFLSFLCTDCSSQSNPGDRLPAVAGQFYPAQRDELQTMLARLFSTAASSKANGDVTAIIVPHAGYVFSGGVAACGYSLVDPSKQYDNVFVLGPSHYLDIERASVYTAGDFITPLGTVKVNKELGIRLAHDNPVFTTDIEAHNREHSVEVQIPFLQYWLKKDFRIVPIVVAARRPETLKKIAGALRPFFNARNLFIISSDFSHYPSYEDAVRVDSISAEAVVSNSPSYLMRVTEEYEAKGIPNLLTTMCGWSCIVTLLDMTEKMGDVRYARIAYKNSGDSEAGDKSRVVGYNAIAVTLRPHDEGERFNDADKRTLLAIARNTILTYLKDGTLPEIDSSRLSASVKAEGGTFVTLRKKGELRGCVGRFDSSLPLYQTVEQMAVASATQDYRFPPVQLSEVGGLEIEISALTPMRRISSIDEFQLGRDGIYIKKGMRSGTFLPQVAAETGWSKEEFLGHCSQDKAGLGWDGWKDAELYVYQAIVFSEQDVPVN; from the coding sequence ATGACAAAGACGGGATCGCTTCTTCTCATCTTCCTTTCGTTTCTCTGCACCGATTGCTCGTCCCAATCCAATCCCGGTGACAGGCTCCCCGCAGTCGCGGGACAGTTCTATCCCGCCCAACGGGACGAACTTCAAACGATGCTCGCCCGGCTGTTCAGCACCGCGGCATCATCGAAGGCGAATGGGGATGTCACGGCGATCATCGTTCCGCATGCGGGATACGTCTTTAGCGGCGGAGTCGCTGCTTGCGGCTATTCGCTGGTTGACCCTTCGAAACAGTACGACAATGTCTTCGTGCTCGGACCGAGTCATTATCTGGACATCGAGCGGGCCTCGGTGTATACCGCGGGGGATTTTATTACGCCTCTCGGGACGGTGAAGGTGAATAAGGAACTCGGGATCCGGCTTGCGCACGACAACCCGGTCTTCACCACCGACATCGAGGCGCACAACCGCGAGCACAGCGTTGAGGTCCAGATTCCCTTCCTTCAGTACTGGCTGAAGAAAGATTTCAGGATCGTGCCGATCGTGGTTGCGGCGCGGCGTCCTGAAACGCTGAAGAAGATCGCCGGGGCACTCCGCCCCTTCTTTAACGCCAGAAATCTTTTCATCATCAGCAGCGATTTCTCCCACTACCCGTCCTATGAAGATGCGGTGAGAGTGGACAGCATCTCGGCCGAGGCGGTTGTCTCTAATTCCCCATCCTACCTGATGCGGGTGACCGAAGAATACGAGGCTAAGGGGATCCCGAACCTGCTCACCACAATGTGCGGATGGTCGTGCATCGTCACTCTTTTGGACATGACGGAAAAGATGGGAGATGTCAGATACGCGCGCATCGCCTACAAGAACTCGGGGGACTCCGAGGCCGGCGACAAGAGCCGGGTGGTCGGTTACAACGCGATCGCCGTCACACTGAGGCCGCATGATGAGGGGGAGAGATTCAACGACGCAGACAAGAGAACACTCCTTGCGATTGCGCGCAACACGATTTTGACGTATCTCAAAGACGGAACCCTTCCCGAGATCGATTCATCGCGGCTCTCCGCATCCGTTAAAGCGGAAGGAGGGACGTTCGTCACGCTGCGCAAAAAGGGGGAGCTCAGGGGATGCGTGGGACGGTTCGACAGTTCCCTCCCTCTTTACCAGACCGTCGAACAGATGGCGGTCGCATCCGCGACACAGGATTATCGATTCCCTCCCGTGCAGCTCTCCGAAGTCGGAGGGCTGGAGATCGAGATCTCGGCGCTGACGCCGATGCGGCGGATCAGCTCGATCGACGAATTCCAATTGGGACGTGACGGCATCTACATCAAAAAGGGGATGCGCTCCGGAACGTTCCTGCCGCAAGTCGCCGCGGAGACCGGATGGTCGAAGGAAGAATTCCTCGGGCATTGCTCGCAGGACAAGGCCGGCCTAGGATGGGACGGATGGAAGGACGCCGAGCTCTATGTCTATCAGGCGATCGTCTTCAGCGAGCAGGACGTGCCCGTGAACTGA